Proteins from a single region of Lates calcarifer isolate ASB-BC8 linkage group LG19, TLL_Latcal_v3, whole genome shotgun sequence:
- the LOC108896174 gene encoding leucine-rich repeat and fibronectin type-III domain-containing protein 2, with protein MDKVFISLLLLGTAVTMVHACPKYCVCQNLSESLGTLCPSKGLLFVPPDIDRRTVELRLGGNFILKITTQDFANMTGLVDLTLSRNTISTIQPFSFIDLETLRSLHLDSNRLTELGPDDLRGLVNLQHLILNNNQLNQISKAAFDDLLMTLEDLDLSYNNLRSVPWEAIRNMVNLHQMSLDHNLISFIAEGTFTDLDKLARLDLTSNRLQKLPPDPIFARSQSSVVMSTPYAPPLSLSFGGNPLHCNCEVLWLRRLEREDDMETCASPASLKGRYFWSVREEEFVCEPPLITQHTHKLLVLEGQTASLRCKAVGDPMPTVHWVAPDDRLISNSSRATVYENGTLDITITTSKDYGTFTCIAANAAGESTASIELSIIQLPHLSNGTNRTTQSKSGLSDITSSTKISKGEPKPLPEKVVSVSEVTAVSALVKWTVSKSTPKVKMFQLQYNCSEDEVLIYRMIPMTNRAFVVTNLVPGMQYDLCVLAIWDDTATTLTATNIVGCVQFITREDYPQCQSLHSGFLGGTMILVIGGIIVATLLVFIIILMVRYKVTSGIQMNKLPTVSNTYSQTNGGLNRFNGAPPQVKSTVVVMREEMVEFKCGSLQSSLSSSSSSSNSLDSQTGRGAGDRYSMQGSECSTLPTSKFRRHGHGAKARPNLDHLLGAFTSLELRGVARDHQGTSGPPTTANAMVTVAKAPPSDKEPLLGRAESTTMLGRLLGLPQEGKPKRSHSFDMGHVGATQCRSSYPRRISNIWTKRSLSVNGMLLQYDDSEDEKPTFESSEWVMESTV; from the exons ATGGACAAAGTGTTCATCAGTCTCCTGCTTCTGGGAACCGCAGTTACGATGGTCCATGCATGTCCCAAATACTGTGTCTGCCAGAACCTGTCCGAGTCTCTGGGGACTCTATGCCCCTCCAAAGGCCTGCTCTTTGTCCCACCGGACATCGACCGGCGAACTGTGGAGCTCCGGCTGGGTGGCAACTTCATCCTCAAGATCACCACTCAGGACTTTGCCAACATGACAGGTCTGGTGGATTTAACCTTATCCCGAAACACCATCAGCACCATCCAGCCTTTCTCTTTCATTGATCTGGAAACCCTGAGATCACTGCACCTGGACAGTAACCGGTTGACCGAGCTGGGGCCGGATGACCTCCGAGGGCTGGTCAACCTGCAGCACCTGATCCTCAATAACAATCAGCTGAATCAGATCTCCAAAGCAGCTTTTGATGACTTGTTAATGACACTGGAGGATCTGGATTTGTCATACAATAACTTGCGCAGCGTGCCTTGGGAAGCCATCCGTAACATGGTCAACCTCCATCAGATGAGCCTGGATCATAACCTCATTTCCTTTATTGCTGAGGGGACTTTTACAGATCTGGATAAACTGGCCCGCTTGGACCTCACCTCCAACCGTCTGCAGAAGCTTCCTCCAGACCCCATCTTTGCGCGTTCCCAGAGCAGTGTTGTGATGAGCACACCTTATGCACCTCCACTTTCTCTAAGCTTTGGTGGAAACCCATTGCACTGCAACTGTGAAGTGCTTTGGCTTCGACGGCTAGAACGTGAGGATGACATGGAAacctgtgcttctcctgctAGTCTAAAGGGGCGTTACTTTTGGTCTGTTCGTGAGGAGGAGTTTGTTTGTGAGCCCCCTTTGATCACACAACATACGCACAAGTTGCTTGTTCTGGAAGGCCAAACGGCTAGCTTGCGCTGCAAAGCTGTTGGTGATCCAATGCCAACTGTGCACTGGGTTGCTCCTGATGACCGTTTGATCAGCAACTCCTCCCGTGCAACGGTGTATGAAAATGGCACCCTGGACATTACAATCACTACATCCAAGGATTATGGTACCTTCACGTGCATAGCTGCTAATGCTGCTGGGGAATCTACAGCCTCCATTGAGCTATCAATCATTCAACTCCCCCATCTGAGTAACGGTACAAACCGTACCACACAGTCCAAGTCTGGGCTTTCAGACATAACTAGCTCTACGAAGATCAGTAAAGGGGAGCCTAAACCCCTGCCAGAGAAAGTGGTGTCTGTATCAGAAGTGACTGCCGTCTCTGCTCTGGTCAAGTGGACTGTAAGCAAGTCAACTCCAAAGGTCAAAATGTTCCAGCTTCAGTACAACTGTTCAGAGGATGAAGTCCTCATTTACAG GATGATTCCAATGACTAACAGAGCCTTCGTAGTCACAAATCTTGTCCCAGGGATGCAGTACGACCTGTGTGTCCTGGCCATCTGGGATGACACTGCCACCACCCTTACTGCCACCAATATTGTCGGCTGTGTCCAGTTCATCACCAGGGAGGACTACCCACAGTGCCAGTCTCTTCACAGTGGTTTCCTGGGGGGCACCATGATCCTGGTCATTGGTGGCATCATTGTGGCCACACTGCTGGtgttcatcatcatcctcatgGTGCGCTATAAGGTGACCAGTGGTATCCAGATGAATAAATTACCCACTGTGAGCAACACTTACTCACAGACCAATGGGGGACTGAACAGGTTCAACGGTGCCCCGCCACAGGTCAAGTCTACAGTGGTGGTCATGCGTGAGGAAATGGTAGAGTTCAAGTGTGGATCCCTCCAGagcagcctctcctcctcctcctcctcctctaactcATTAGACAGCCAAACAGGAAGAGGGGCTGGCGACCGCTACAGCATGCAGGGCAGTGAATGCAGCACCCTGCCCACCAGCAAATTCAGGAGGCATGGGCACGGCGCCAAAGCACGGCCAAACCTGGACCACCTTTTAGGGGCCTTCACCTCACTGGAGCTGCGAGGGGTAGCAAGGGACCACCAAGGGACCTCTGGACCCCCCACCACTGCCAATGCTATGGTGACGGTGGCTAAGGCTCCCCCATCCGATAAAGAACCCCTGCTAGGAAGGGCCGAGTCCACCACCATGCTGGGACGTCTCCTAGGGCTGCCCCAGGAGGGTAAGCCCAAGCGGAGCCACTCGTTTGACATGGGTCATGTGGGGGCCACACAGTGTCGCAGCAGCTACCCTCGCAGGATCAGCAACATCTGGACTAAACGCAGTCTGTCTGTTAATGGCATGCTGCTGCAGTATGATGACAGTGAGGATGAGAAGCCCACTTTTGAGAGCTCTGAGTGGGTAATGGAGAGCACAGTTTGA